From Desmodus rotundus isolate HL8 chromosome 12, HLdesRot8A.1, whole genome shotgun sequence, one genomic window encodes:
- the DENND2D gene encoding DENN domain-containing protein 2D isoform X2, with amino-acid sequence MAKDLETAVTGGEMEGLERCARSEKATPFWDKWGLAWKVRGRPQDAASRCCEGSVQGNPGEAAKEPESAPEHCLPGFGGGQHFFEYLLVVSLKKRRSGESYEPTITYQFPKRENLLRGQQEEEERLLSAIPLFCFPDGNEWAPLTEYPRETFSFVLTNVDGSRKIGYCRRLLPAGPGPRLPKVYCIISCIGCFGLFSKILDEVEKRHQISMAVIYPFMQGLREAAFPAPGRTVTLKSFIPDSGTEFISLTRPLDSHLEHVDFSSLLQCLSFEQILQIFASAVLERRIIFLAEGLSTLSQCIHAAAALLYPFSWAHTYIPVVPESLLATVCCPTPFMVGVQMRFQQEVMESPMEEVLLVNLCEGTFLKSVGDEKDILPPKLQDDILNSLGQGTSELQTSEKINEHVSGPFVQFFVKTVGHYASHIKREASGQGHFQERAFCKALTSKAKRRFVKKFVKTQLFSLFIQEAEKSKNPPAGYFQRKILEYEEQKKQKNSRERTVK; translated from the exons ATGGCAAAGGATCTAGAAACCGCAGTTACTGGGGGAGAAATGGAAGGGCTGGAAAGGTGTGCCCGCTCTGAAAAAGCTACTCCCTTCTGGGATAAGTGGGGACTCGCCTGGAAGGTGCGCGGGCGCCCACAGGACGCTGCTAGCCGGTGCTGCGAAG GATCTGTCCAGGGCAATCCGGGGGAAGCGGCGAAGGAGCCAGAAAGCGCCCCGGAGCACTGTCTGCCCGGCTTCGGCGGAGGGCAGCACTTCTTTGAATACCTCCTCGTGGTTTCCCTCAAAAAAAGGCGGTCAGGAGAGAGTTATGAGCCCACGATTACCTACCAGTTTCCCAAG CGGGAGAACCTGCTTCGGggccagcaggaggaggaggagcggcTGCTCAGTGCCATCCCTTTGTTTTGCTTCCCAGATGGGAACGAGTGGGCACCACTCACTGAGTATCCCAG GGAGACCTTCTCCTTCGTCCTGACCAACGTGGACGGGAGCAGAAAGATCGGATACTGCAGGCGCCTCTTG CCCGCCGGCCCTGGCCCTCGGCTCCCCAAGGTGTACTGCATCATCAGCTGCATTGGCTGCTTCGGCCTGTTCTCCAAG ATCCTGGATGAGGTGGAGAAGAGGCATCAGATTTCCATGGCGGTCATCTACCCATTCATGCAGGGCCTCCGGGAGGCGGCCTTCCCTGCTCCCGGGAGGACTGTCACTCTCAAGAGCTTCATCCCCGACTCGGGCACTGAG TTCATCTCCTTGACACGGCCCCTGGACTCCCACCTGGAGCACGTGGACTTCAGTTCTCTGCTGCAGTGTCTCAGTTTTGAACAGATTCTTCAGATCTTTGCCTCAGCGGTGCTGGAGAGAAGAATCATCTTCCTGGCTGAAGGTCTCAG CACCCTGTCTCAGTGTATCCACGCCGCCGCCGCGCTGCTTTACCCCTTCAGCTGGGCACACACCTACATCCCTGTCGTCCCCGAGAGCCTTCTGGCCACTGTCTGCTGCCCCACTCCGTTCATGGTCGGAGTCCAAATGCGCTTCCAGCAGGAGGTTATGGAGAGCCCCATGGAAGAG GTCCTGCTGGTGAATCTTTGTGAAGGAACCTTCTTAAAGTCA GTTGGTGACGAAAAAGACATCCTACCACCCAAGCTTCAGGACGACATCTTGAACTCTCTCGGTCAGGGGACCAGTGAGTTACAGA CTTCAGAAAAAATCAACGAGCACGTTTCAGGCCCTTTTGTGCAGTTCTTTGTCAAGACTGTGGGTCACTATGCTTCCCATATCAAGCGGGAGGCAAGTGGGCAAGGCCACTTCCAAGAACGGGCCTTCTGCAAGGCTCTGACCTCCAAGGCCAAGCGGCGGTTCGTGAAGAAGTTCGTGAAGACACAGCTCTTCTCCCTTTTCATCCAGGAAGCCGAGAAGAGCAAGAACCCTCCTGCAG GCTATTTCCAGCGGAAGATACTTGAATATGAGgaacagaagaaacagaagaactCAAGGGAAAGGACGGTGAAGTAA
- the DENND2D gene encoding DENN domain-containing protein 2D isoform X3: MDGLGRRLRASLRLKRGRGGSVQGNPGEAAKEPESAPEHCLPGFGGGQHFFEYLLVVSLKKRRSGESYEPTITYQFPKRENLLRGQQEEEERLLSAIPLFCFPDGNEWAPLTEYPRETFSFVLTNVDGSRKIGYCRRLLPAGPGPRLPKVYCIISCIGCFGLFSKILDEVEKRHQISMAVIYPFMQGLREAAFPAPGRTVTLKSFIPDSGTEFISLTRPLDSHLEHVDFSSLLQCLSFEQILQIFASAVLERRIIFLAEGLSTLSQCIHAAAALLYPFSWAHTYIPVVPESLLATVCCPTPFMVGVQMRFQQEVMESPMEEVLLVNLCEGTFLKSVGDEKDILPPKLQDDILNSLGQGTSELQTSEKINEHVSGPFVQFFVKTVGHYASHIKREASGQGHFQERAFCKALTSKAKRRFVKKFVKTQLFSLFIQEAEKSKNPPAGYFQRKILEYEEQKKQKNSRERTVK; the protein is encoded by the exons ATGGATGGGCTCGGCCGCCGCCTCCGAGCCAGCCTGCGACTGAAGCGTGGCCGTGGGG GATCTGTCCAGGGCAATCCGGGGGAAGCGGCGAAGGAGCCAGAAAGCGCCCCGGAGCACTGTCTGCCCGGCTTCGGCGGAGGGCAGCACTTCTTTGAATACCTCCTCGTGGTTTCCCTCAAAAAAAGGCGGTCAGGAGAGAGTTATGAGCCCACGATTACCTACCAGTTTCCCAAG CGGGAGAACCTGCTTCGGggccagcaggaggaggaggagcggcTGCTCAGTGCCATCCCTTTGTTTTGCTTCCCAGATGGGAACGAGTGGGCACCACTCACTGAGTATCCCAG GGAGACCTTCTCCTTCGTCCTGACCAACGTGGACGGGAGCAGAAAGATCGGATACTGCAGGCGCCTCTTG CCCGCCGGCCCTGGCCCTCGGCTCCCCAAGGTGTACTGCATCATCAGCTGCATTGGCTGCTTCGGCCTGTTCTCCAAG ATCCTGGATGAGGTGGAGAAGAGGCATCAGATTTCCATGGCGGTCATCTACCCATTCATGCAGGGCCTCCGGGAGGCGGCCTTCCCTGCTCCCGGGAGGACTGTCACTCTCAAGAGCTTCATCCCCGACTCGGGCACTGAG TTCATCTCCTTGACACGGCCCCTGGACTCCCACCTGGAGCACGTGGACTTCAGTTCTCTGCTGCAGTGTCTCAGTTTTGAACAGATTCTTCAGATCTTTGCCTCAGCGGTGCTGGAGAGAAGAATCATCTTCCTGGCTGAAGGTCTCAG CACCCTGTCTCAGTGTATCCACGCCGCCGCCGCGCTGCTTTACCCCTTCAGCTGGGCACACACCTACATCCCTGTCGTCCCCGAGAGCCTTCTGGCCACTGTCTGCTGCCCCACTCCGTTCATGGTCGGAGTCCAAATGCGCTTCCAGCAGGAGGTTATGGAGAGCCCCATGGAAGAG GTCCTGCTGGTGAATCTTTGTGAAGGAACCTTCTTAAAGTCA GTTGGTGACGAAAAAGACATCCTACCACCCAAGCTTCAGGACGACATCTTGAACTCTCTCGGTCAGGGGACCAGTGAGTTACAGA CTTCAGAAAAAATCAACGAGCACGTTTCAGGCCCTTTTGTGCAGTTCTTTGTCAAGACTGTGGGTCACTATGCTTCCCATATCAAGCGGGAGGCAAGTGGGCAAGGCCACTTCCAAGAACGGGCCTTCTGCAAGGCTCTGACCTCCAAGGCCAAGCGGCGGTTCGTGAAGAAGTTCGTGAAGACACAGCTCTTCTCCCTTTTCATCCAGGAAGCCGAGAAGAGCAAGAACCCTCCTGCAG GCTATTTCCAGCGGAAGATACTTGAATATGAGgaacagaagaaacagaagaactCAAGGGAAAGGACGGTGAAGTAA
- the DENND2D gene encoding DENN domain-containing protein 2D isoform X1 produces MEGQGVGGMLRLFRKRLPRLRAGSVQGNPGEAAKEPESAPEHCLPGFGGGQHFFEYLLVVSLKKRRSGESYEPTITYQFPKRENLLRGQQEEEERLLSAIPLFCFPDGNEWAPLTEYPRETFSFVLTNVDGSRKIGYCRRLLPAGPGPRLPKVYCIISCIGCFGLFSKILDEVEKRHQISMAVIYPFMQGLREAAFPAPGRTVTLKSFIPDSGTEFISLTRPLDSHLEHVDFSSLLQCLSFEQILQIFASAVLERRIIFLAEGLSTLSQCIHAAAALLYPFSWAHTYIPVVPESLLATVCCPTPFMVGVQMRFQQEVMESPMEEVLLVNLCEGTFLKSVGDEKDILPPKLQDDILNSLGQGTSELQTSEKINEHVSGPFVQFFVKTVGHYASHIKREASGQGHFQERAFCKALTSKAKRRFVKKFVKTQLFSLFIQEAEKSKNPPAGYFQRKILEYEEQKKQKNSRERTVK; encoded by the exons ATGGAAGGACAAGGGGTAGGCGGGATGCTCAGGCTGTTCCGCAAACGGCTGCCTCGACTCCGAGCAG GATCTGTCCAGGGCAATCCGGGGGAAGCGGCGAAGGAGCCAGAAAGCGCCCCGGAGCACTGTCTGCCCGGCTTCGGCGGAGGGCAGCACTTCTTTGAATACCTCCTCGTGGTTTCCCTCAAAAAAAGGCGGTCAGGAGAGAGTTATGAGCCCACGATTACCTACCAGTTTCCCAAG CGGGAGAACCTGCTTCGGggccagcaggaggaggaggagcggcTGCTCAGTGCCATCCCTTTGTTTTGCTTCCCAGATGGGAACGAGTGGGCACCACTCACTGAGTATCCCAG GGAGACCTTCTCCTTCGTCCTGACCAACGTGGACGGGAGCAGAAAGATCGGATACTGCAGGCGCCTCTTG CCCGCCGGCCCTGGCCCTCGGCTCCCCAAGGTGTACTGCATCATCAGCTGCATTGGCTGCTTCGGCCTGTTCTCCAAG ATCCTGGATGAGGTGGAGAAGAGGCATCAGATTTCCATGGCGGTCATCTACCCATTCATGCAGGGCCTCCGGGAGGCGGCCTTCCCTGCTCCCGGGAGGACTGTCACTCTCAAGAGCTTCATCCCCGACTCGGGCACTGAG TTCATCTCCTTGACACGGCCCCTGGACTCCCACCTGGAGCACGTGGACTTCAGTTCTCTGCTGCAGTGTCTCAGTTTTGAACAGATTCTTCAGATCTTTGCCTCAGCGGTGCTGGAGAGAAGAATCATCTTCCTGGCTGAAGGTCTCAG CACCCTGTCTCAGTGTATCCACGCCGCCGCCGCGCTGCTTTACCCCTTCAGCTGGGCACACACCTACATCCCTGTCGTCCCCGAGAGCCTTCTGGCCACTGTCTGCTGCCCCACTCCGTTCATGGTCGGAGTCCAAATGCGCTTCCAGCAGGAGGTTATGGAGAGCCCCATGGAAGAG GTCCTGCTGGTGAATCTTTGTGAAGGAACCTTCTTAAAGTCA GTTGGTGACGAAAAAGACATCCTACCACCCAAGCTTCAGGACGACATCTTGAACTCTCTCGGTCAGGGGACCAGTGAGTTACAGA CTTCAGAAAAAATCAACGAGCACGTTTCAGGCCCTTTTGTGCAGTTCTTTGTCAAGACTGTGGGTCACTATGCTTCCCATATCAAGCGGGAGGCAAGTGGGCAAGGCCACTTCCAAGAACGGGCCTTCTGCAAGGCTCTGACCTCCAAGGCCAAGCGGCGGTTCGTGAAGAAGTTCGTGAAGACACAGCTCTTCTCCCTTTTCATCCAGGAAGCCGAGAAGAGCAAGAACCCTCCTGCAG GCTATTTCCAGCGGAAGATACTTGAATATGAGgaacagaagaaacagaagaactCAAGGGAAAGGACGGTGAAGTAA